From a region of the Microbacterium sp. nov. GSS16 genome:
- the flgN gene encoding flagellar export chaperone FlgN, with protein sequence MGANELSMQLWRERELLELLLFKLEEQELLLAAGRSRWMHFATREIEQVLEGLRSASIARVVEAENLAEEWGAPQDAGIRQLIDSAPKGAWGDVLTDHLSALTKLTDEIGRLSDANSEQLRAVMRATQETIAGLGDDTGEYTTHGERARESSARIIDTEM encoded by the coding sequence ATGGGAGCCAACGAGTTGTCGATGCAGCTGTGGCGCGAGCGCGAACTGCTCGAGCTTCTGCTGTTCAAGCTGGAGGAGCAGGAGCTGCTGCTCGCCGCCGGCCGTTCGCGCTGGATGCACTTCGCGACGCGCGAGATCGAGCAGGTTCTCGAGGGGCTTCGTTCCGCGAGCATCGCCCGCGTCGTCGAGGCCGAGAACCTCGCTGAGGAATGGGGAGCGCCGCAGGATGCGGGCATCCGCCAGCTGATCGACAGCGCGCCGAAGGGGGCATGGGGGGACGTGCTCACCGACCACCTGAGCGCCCTCACCAAGCTGACCGACGAGATCGGACGGTTGAGCGACGCCAACTCCGAGCAGCTGCGTGCCGTCATGCGCGCCACGCAGGAGACGATCGCCGGGCTCGGAGACGACACCGGCGAGTACACCACCCACGGCGAGCGCGCGAGAGAGAGCTCCGCGCGCATCATCGACACGGAGATGTGA
- a CDS encoding sigma-70 family RNA polymerase sigma factor, giving the protein MTTRDERNRLIEENLPLVGYLASETHARATHVPREELASAGALALVTAADAFDASLGVPFGAYARRRILGAFADEMRSMDWATRGIRRRIKETTAVQETLSAALGRQASVAEIATTMGVSHDEVTGALADAGRTMTTLDEVYESDLASITPLPEESAVVSERRAVLEHAIAALPERMRSIVHAVYIDERPVKEIAEELGVSHSAVSQQRAEAIRLLRDALERYYRDGQEAPTTSRVSASVREGFFARIAETGGARIARALAAPEPVAT; this is encoded by the coding sequence ATGACGACTCGTGACGAGCGCAATCGGCTCATCGAGGAGAACCTGCCACTGGTGGGGTACCTGGCCTCTGAGACGCACGCGCGCGCGACGCACGTGCCGCGCGAGGAGCTGGCGTCGGCCGGCGCCCTCGCCCTCGTAACCGCCGCCGACGCGTTCGACGCATCACTGGGTGTGCCGTTCGGAGCCTACGCTCGTCGGCGCATCCTCGGCGCGTTCGCCGACGAGATGCGCTCGATGGACTGGGCGACCCGTGGCATCCGTCGTCGCATCAAAGAGACCACCGCTGTGCAGGAGACGCTGTCGGCGGCGCTCGGCCGCCAGGCGTCTGTCGCCGAGATCGCGACCACGATGGGCGTCTCGCACGACGAGGTGACCGGGGCGCTTGCCGATGCCGGGCGCACGATGACGACGCTCGACGAGGTTTACGAATCCGACCTGGCCTCGATCACCCCACTGCCCGAGGAGTCGGCCGTCGTCTCCGAGCGCCGCGCCGTGCTCGAGCACGCCATCGCGGCGCTGCCCGAGCGGATGCGGTCGATCGTGCACGCCGTGTACATCGACGAGCGCCCGGTGAAGGAGATCGCCGAAGAGCTGGGCGTCTCGCACTCCGCCGTGTCGCAGCAGCGCGCCGAGGCTATCCGTCTGCTTCGGGATGCCCTGGAGCGGTACTACCGCGATGGGCAGGAGGCGCCGACGACATCACGCGTCTCGGCATCGGTTCGCGAGGGATTCTTCGCGCGCATCGCCGAGACCGGTGGGGCACGCATCGCCCGTGCCCTCGCGGCGCCGGAGCCGGTCGCGACCTGA
- a CDS encoding flagellin N-terminal helical domain-containing protein — protein MGMQINTNVSALNAYRNLSSTQNDLSKSLEKLSSGLRINRAADDAAGLAISEGLRSQVNGLNVAARNAQDGISVIQTAEGALTEVHSILQRMRDLAVQAGNDSNNPKSRDAITKEATQLSAELKRIGDSTNFNGIKLLDGSANLSFQVGANGEAASRIGVNLTGANVTGIANSLTVGASGTSFAVATPTLVTGAQSFAVTNTDGSTSTVGVTLGTAGTYNTVQDVADALNSSDSFSAVLSASVDSTNQLVVTSLNGGSVAVTAPGTGLAAGTPGSAGALNFTTSGGAANAITLLDAQIESVSSARADLGAIQNRFESTINSLKVSAENLSAAESRIRETDMASEMVKFTAKNILSQAGTAMLAQANQSTQGVLQLLR, from the coding sequence ATGGGTATGCAGATCAACACCAACGTGTCGGCGCTCAACGCCTACCGCAACCTGTCGTCGACGCAGAACGACCTGTCGAAGTCGCTCGAGAAGCTCTCGAGCGGTCTGCGCATCAACCGCGCTGCCGACGACGCAGCGGGTCTGGCGATCTCCGAGGGCCTGCGCTCGCAGGTCAACGGTCTGAACGTCGCGGCACGCAACGCCCAGGACGGCATCTCGGTCATCCAGACCGCGGAAGGCGCCCTGACCGAGGTCCACTCCATCCTGCAGCGCATGCGCGACCTCGCGGTGCAGGCCGGAAACGACTCCAACAACCCCAAGTCGCGTGACGCGATCACGAAGGAGGCCACGCAGCTCTCCGCCGAGCTGAAGCGTATCGGCGACTCGACCAACTTCAACGGCATCAAGCTGCTCGACGGCAGCGCCAACCTGAGCTTCCAGGTCGGCGCGAACGGCGAGGCCGCGAGCCGCATCGGCGTGAACCTCACCGGCGCGAACGTGACTGGCATCGCCAACTCGCTGACCGTCGGCGCATCGGGCACGAGCTTCGCGGTCGCGACGCCGACCCTCGTCACCGGTGCACAGTCGTTCGCCGTCACGAACACGGACGGCAGCACGAGCACCGTCGGCGTCACGCTCGGCACAGCCGGCACTTACAACACGGTTCAGGACGTCGCGGACGCGCTGAACAGCAGCGACAGTTTCAGCGCCGTCCTGAGCGCCTCGGTTGACTCAACCAACCAGCTCGTCGTCACCTCGCTGAACGGAGGATCCGTTGCGGTAACCGCGCCCGGTACCGGACTCGCTGCTGGTACGCCGGGCTCGGCTGGTGCACTCAACTTCACCACCTCTGGGGGCGCTGCCAACGCGATCACGCTGCTCGACGCACAGATCGAGTCGGTCTCTTCTGCTCGTGCCGACCTCGGTGCGATCCAGAACCGCTTCGAGTCGACGATTAACAGCCTCAAGGTCTCGGCAGAGAACCTTTCGGCTGCTGAGAGCCGCATCCGCGAGACGGACATGGCGTCGGAGATGGTCAAGTTCACGGCGAAGAACATCCTGTCGCAGGCCGGAACCGCCATGCTGGCCCAGGCCAACCAGTCGACCCAGGGCGTGCTGCAGCTGCTGCGCTGA
- the fliD gene encoding flagellar filament capping protein FliD: MALSLDGLVSGLNTTDLIKAMMDVHSIPKNLLKSKIADKGVVISNLQSLNASLQDLATKANTASVPGAMTAFTATSSANTVKVTAGADATPGAIDIVVDHAAQRHSVVSAPLAAWPDEPPVITLQNSKGERVEVTAASTSMQDVAKAINQAGFGVRATAVSAGTSADGTPLYRLQLNAAELGAGGTFTVLRGDVASVEAGNAADILADPRAATVSTGADAQVRLWAGTAAEQIVTSSNGTFTGLLPGVDVTVTATSTDPITVTVATDSAAQAKAHEAFVAQIAKMLSGIDKGSTATVPAGAGETTTLGVFTGDSTVRALRRGLADAVQYPVDGVSPSTMGISIDRYGVLSFDQERFTKALVENPEQVAATFSGLATRVEEVAKSYSDKHDGLLTARITGQQNEVDALGEQVERWDVRLAQRKTTLERTYAQLEVQLSRMQSQSSYLTSQLSALTPKQNGS; encoded by the coding sequence ATGGCACTCTCGCTCGACGGTCTGGTCTCAGGCCTGAACACGACAGACCTCATCAAGGCCATGATGGACGTGCACTCCATCCCCAAGAACCTGCTGAAGTCGAAGATCGCCGACAAGGGCGTCGTCATCTCGAATCTGCAGTCCCTGAACGCCTCTCTGCAGGATCTCGCCACGAAGGCGAATACCGCGAGCGTTCCCGGCGCCATGACCGCCTTCACCGCCACGTCCTCGGCGAACACCGTGAAAGTCACCGCGGGAGCCGACGCCACCCCGGGCGCCATAGACATCGTCGTGGATCACGCCGCCCAGCGGCACTCGGTCGTCTCCGCGCCTCTCGCCGCCTGGCCGGATGAGCCGCCCGTGATCACTCTGCAGAACTCGAAGGGCGAGCGCGTCGAGGTCACTGCCGCGTCGACGTCGATGCAGGACGTCGCGAAGGCGATCAACCAGGCCGGCTTCGGCGTGAGGGCCACGGCGGTGAGTGCAGGGACGAGCGCCGACGGAACTCCCCTGTACCGCTTGCAGCTGAACGCCGCAGAACTTGGAGCGGGCGGCACCTTCACTGTGTTGCGCGGCGACGTCGCCTCCGTCGAGGCCGGGAACGCCGCAGACATCCTCGCCGATCCCCGCGCCGCGACGGTCTCGACCGGGGCCGACGCGCAGGTGCGGCTCTGGGCAGGCACCGCCGCCGAGCAGATCGTCACCTCCTCGAACGGCACCTTCACCGGGCTCCTCCCCGGCGTCGACGTGACCGTCACTGCCACCTCGACCGATCCCATCACGGTCACCGTCGCGACCGACAGCGCCGCTCAGGCGAAGGCGCACGAGGCGTTCGTCGCGCAGATCGCGAAGATGCTCAGCGGCATCGACAAGGGCTCAACCGCGACCGTTCCCGCTGGCGCGGGCGAGACGACGACCCTCGGTGTGTTCACCGGCGACAGCACCGTGCGCGCGCTGCGGCGCGGGCTGGCGGATGCGGTGCAGTACCCGGTCGACGGCGTCTCTCCCTCGACGATGGGCATCTCGATCGACCGATACGGCGTGCTGTCGTTCGATCAGGAGCGGTTCACCAAGGCTCTCGTCGAGAATCCCGAGCAGGTCGCCGCCACCTTCTCCGGGCTCGCCACCCGCGTGGAGGAGGTCGCGAAGAGCTACTCCGACAAGCACGATGGCCTGCTCACCGCGCGCATCACCGGCCAGCAGAACGAGGTCGATGCCCTCGGCGAGCAGGTCGAGCGCTGGGATGTCCGCCTCGCGCAGCGCAAGACCACACTCGAGCGCACCTACGCGCAGCTCGAGGTGCAGCTGTCGCGCATGCAGTCCCAGTCGTCGTATCTGACCTCGCAGCTCTCGGCGCTGACGCCGAAGCAGAACGGATCGTGA
- the fliS gene encoding flagellar export chaperone FliS, which translates to MNAALKAQQRYRELAILSAGPERLLTMLYDRLLLDIERGEAAQRAGDWAEANTQLQHAQSIVTELTASLTDSWEGSAGLRGIYTFLTQTLIGANIGRDPERARTCAELVAPLREAWHAAAESMTPAESTVAARA; encoded by the coding sequence ATGAACGCAGCACTCAAGGCGCAGCAGCGCTACCGCGAGCTCGCCATCCTCTCGGCCGGCCCCGAGCGTCTGCTCACCATGCTGTACGACCGGCTGCTGCTCGACATCGAGCGCGGCGAAGCCGCGCAGCGCGCCGGCGACTGGGCCGAGGCGAACACGCAGCTGCAGCACGCGCAGTCGATCGTCACCGAGCTGACCGCATCGCTCACCGACAGCTGGGAGGGCAGCGCCGGACTGCGCGGCATCTACACCTTCCTCACGCAGACCCTCATCGGCGCGAACATCGGCCGCGATCCCGAGCGCGCCCGCACCTGCGCCGAGCTGGTGGCCCCGTTGCGCGAGGCGTGGCACGCCGCCGCCGAGTCGATGACGCCGGCCGAGTCGACGGTCGCCGCCCGGGCATGA
- a CDS encoding flagellar basal body rod protein FlgB, with the protein MFDSVTMSALSSALDGLSLRQRAIADNIANINTPDYHAKRVQFEDALADAVRAGHGRASATVGESLEPTRLNGNNVNLDTETLSSIDTMLRYQFATQAINGSFSSLRAAMRTS; encoded by the coding sequence GTGTTCGATTCTGTGACCATGTCCGCGCTCTCGAGCGCGCTCGACGGCCTCTCGCTGCGCCAGCGCGCGATCGCCGACAACATCGCCAACATCAACACCCCCGACTATCACGCCAAGCGCGTGCAGTTCGAGGACGCTCTGGCTGACGCCGTCAGGGCGGGCCACGGCCGGGCATCCGCCACCGTCGGCGAATCCCTCGAGCCGACCCGCCTCAACGGCAACAACGTCAACCTCGACACCGAGACGCTCTCGAGCATCGACACGATGCTGCGCTACCAGTTCGCCACGCAGGCGATCAACGGCTCGTTCTCGTCCCTGCGCGCAGCGATGAGGACGTCATGA
- a CDS encoding flagellar basal body rod protein FlgC has protein sequence MTFDAIGIAGTGLTAHRKWLDALSDNIANINTAVTPAAPAFQERYIAVENSASSPGVYVAGTELGSAEGRLVHQPDHPLADADGYVRYPDIDLGDQMSQLIMAQRGYQASAGTIDRVRNAYEAALQIGRS, from the coding sequence ATGACCTTCGACGCGATCGGCATCGCCGGCACCGGACTGACCGCGCACCGCAAGTGGCTCGATGCGCTCAGCGACAACATCGCCAACATCAACACAGCCGTCACCCCTGCCGCCCCCGCGTTCCAGGAGCGCTACATCGCGGTCGAGAACAGCGCATCCTCCCCCGGCGTGTACGTGGCAGGAACCGAGCTCGGCAGCGCCGAGGGGCGCCTCGTGCACCAGCCCGATCACCCGCTCGCCGATGCCGACGGGTACGTCCGCTACCCCGACATCGACCTCGGCGACCAGATGAGTCAGCTGATCATGGCGCAGCGCGGCTACCAGGCCAGCGCCGGCACGATCGACCGCGTCCGCAACGCGTACGAGGCAGCGCTGCAGATCGGGCGCAGCTGA
- the fliE gene encoding flagellar hook-basal body complex protein FliE: MDPISSIDALSSALPTSLTTAPTRSTGDSSFATSITGAIDELRGLQSESDALKVAAVTGDLDDIHSAMIASTRAAVTLELVAAVRNKGVDAFNEIMRMQA; the protein is encoded by the coding sequence ATGGATCCGATCTCAAGCATCGACGCGCTCTCGTCTGCGCTGCCAACGTCTCTGACCACCGCTCCGACCCGCAGCACGGGCGACTCGTCGTTCGCCACCAGCATCACCGGCGCCATCGACGAGCTGCGTGGACTGCAGTCGGAATCAGACGCTCTCAAAGTCGCCGCCGTGACGGGTGACCTCGACGACATCCACTCGGCAATGATCGCGTCGACCCGCGCAGCCGTCACGCTCGAGCTCGTCGCCGCCGTGCGCAACAAGGGCGTCGACGCGTTCAACGAGATCATGCGGATGCAGGCCTGA
- the fliF gene encoding flagellar basal-body MS-ring/collar protein FliF, whose amino-acid sequence MPTAVTSMFQRARKAIAGFTMAQRTIAIIGLAVLALGIAALLSWASRPTMTPLFTGLSASDANAVVEQLRSASVSYELTDGGATVLVPEAAVYDQRLAAAASGLPSDSSDGYSLLDDLGVTTSEFQQSVAYKRAIEGELAATISSLKGISAASVRLAIPEESVFVSETVDPTASVFIETGRSALSATQIEAIVHLTSAAVSGLKPENVAVVDQNGRTLSSVGVGATGGVDRQAGDYEARVAASVQELLDRVVGPGNATVTVVAEIDRSVNERLEETYTPIEGGASSSEHTRTETGSGGQGGAGVLGPDNIAVPSNGDGSYEVTEETRNNFVNKATQTTSTPAGSITRQSVSVAVDAGVGEEIGSGQLSDLVAAAAGIDRTRGDQLTVEMVPFSQQDAKAAQAALDAAKKAAEDEQRMALLGTALTVVAIAAPLLAVVIFLIVRARRKAREPDEFDAMFGERAPSVAAYAGAAPLESPLTVPLPLTAPDPAPLPATEVLPELEIEAEPAQVSLERRRGEIETLSRRDPERTAELLRTLLSDRAGV is encoded by the coding sequence ATGCCCACCGCGGTCACCAGCATGTTCCAGCGAGCGCGGAAGGCGATCGCCGGCTTCACGATGGCGCAGCGCACCATCGCGATCATCGGCCTCGCCGTGCTCGCGCTGGGCATCGCGGCGCTGCTCAGCTGGGCGTCGCGCCCGACCATGACGCCGCTGTTCACGGGACTGAGCGCCTCGGATGCGAACGCGGTCGTCGAGCAGCTGCGCTCGGCATCCGTCTCGTACGAGCTGACCGACGGCGGCGCGACGGTGCTGGTGCCCGAAGCCGCGGTGTACGACCAGCGACTGGCCGCCGCGGCATCCGGACTTCCGAGCGACAGCTCGGACGGCTACTCACTGCTCGACGACCTCGGCGTGACCACCTCGGAGTTCCAGCAGTCGGTGGCGTACAAGCGCGCCATCGAGGGCGAGCTCGCCGCGACCATCTCGTCGCTCAAGGGCATCTCGGCCGCGTCGGTGCGCCTCGCGATTCCCGAGGAGAGCGTGTTCGTCTCCGAGACCGTCGACCCGACGGCGTCGGTGTTCATCGAGACCGGACGCTCGGCGCTGAGCGCGACCCAGATCGAGGCGATCGTGCACCTCACCTCCGCTGCCGTGAGCGGACTCAAGCCCGAGAACGTCGCGGTCGTCGACCAGAACGGCCGTACTTTGTCGTCGGTGGGCGTGGGCGCCACCGGCGGGGTCGACCGTCAGGCGGGAGACTACGAAGCCCGCGTCGCCGCGAGCGTGCAGGAGCTGCTCGACAGAGTGGTCGGGCCCGGCAACGCGACCGTGACCGTCGTCGCGGAGATCGACCGGTCGGTCAACGAGCGGCTCGAAGAGACCTACACCCCCATCGAGGGCGGCGCATCGTCGTCGGAGCACACACGCACCGAGACGGGCAGCGGCGGCCAGGGCGGCGCCGGAGTGCTGGGACCCGACAACATCGCGGTGCCCTCGAACGGTGACGGCAGCTACGAGGTCACCGAGGAGACTCGCAACAACTTCGTCAACAAGGCCACGCAGACGACCAGCACGCCGGCGGGTTCCATCACCCGGCAGTCCGTGTCGGTCGCCGTCGACGCGGGAGTCGGGGAGGAGATCGGCTCGGGCCAGCTCAGCGACCTCGTCGCGGCCGCCGCCGGCATCGACCGCACCCGCGGCGATCAGCTGACCGTCGAGATGGTGCCGTTCAGCCAGCAGGATGCCAAGGCCGCCCAGGCGGCCCTCGACGCCGCGAAGAAGGCGGCCGAAGACGAGCAGCGCATGGCCCTGCTCGGCACCGCGCTGACGGTCGTCGCCATCGCGGCACCGCTGCTGGCGGTGGTCATCTTCCTGATCGTGCGCGCACGCCGCAAGGCGCGCGAACCCGACGAGTTCGACGCGATGTTCGGAGAACGCGCTCCGTCTGTGGCCGCCTACGCCGGTGCCGCGCCCCTCGAGTCGCCGCTGACCGTTCCGCTGCCGCTGACCGCCCCCGATCCGGCGCCATTGCCGGCAACCGAGGTCCTGCCCGAGCTCGAGATCGAGGCGGAACCCGCTCAGGTCAGCCTCGAGCGCCGTCGCGGTGAGATCGAGACGCTCAGCCGTCGAGACCCCGAGCGCACTGCCGAGCTGCTGCGCACCCTGCTCTCGGATCGGGCGGGCGTATGA
- the fliG gene encoding flagellar motor switch protein FliG, with protein sequence MKTLSGRQKAAVVLMNIDRVAAIEVMKHLSEAEAEAITAEIIGLQSLDATTTAQALGDFQRIAAGHLPPGRGGRDIAASLLEASFGSERAAALLGRVGSTNSAFDFLTAADPAQVAGLLDGELPQTVALVLAHLPTDRAAAVLAALPESARTDVAHAIATMGTATQDAIAIVAESLKARTGLLATRDAPERLGGVEPLVEIINRSDAAIEKALLESIENRDRSLADDIRSRMFTFADIVRLDDRDAQRVLRGVDIRTLALALKGANEGIAEVIRRNVSERNRENLDFESRSLGPVRISQVEEARAEIVHMLRGMEAAGEISVQRADEDEYVY encoded by the coding sequence ATGAAGACTCTCAGCGGACGGCAGAAGGCCGCCGTCGTTCTGATGAACATCGACCGTGTCGCAGCGATCGAGGTGATGAAGCACCTGTCCGAAGCCGAAGCCGAAGCCATCACGGCAGAGATCATCGGTCTGCAGAGCCTGGATGCGACGACCACGGCGCAGGCGCTCGGCGACTTCCAGCGGATCGCCGCCGGGCACCTGCCTCCCGGTCGCGGAGGCCGCGACATCGCGGCGAGCCTGCTCGAGGCGTCATTCGGCTCCGAGCGCGCGGCCGCGCTGCTGGGCCGGGTCGGCTCGACGAACTCCGCATTCGACTTCCTCACCGCGGCCGACCCCGCCCAGGTCGCCGGTCTGCTCGACGGCGAGCTTCCGCAGACGGTCGCGCTGGTGCTGGCGCATCTTCCGACCGATCGGGCGGCGGCGGTGCTCGCGGCTCTGCCCGAATCGGCTCGCACCGACGTCGCGCACGCGATCGCGACCATGGGCACGGCGACCCAGGATGCCATCGCGATCGTCGCCGAGTCGCTCAAGGCACGCACCGGGCTGCTCGCGACGCGGGACGCTCCCGAGCGCCTGGGCGGCGTCGAGCCGCTGGTCGAGATCATCAACCGGTCGGATGCGGCGATCGAGAAGGCACTGCTCGAAAGCATCGAGAACCGCGACCGCTCACTGGCCGACGACATCCGCTCGCGCATGTTCACCTTCGCCGACATCGTGCGCCTCGACGACCGGGATGCTCAGCGCGTGCTGCGCGGCGTCGACATCCGCACGCTGGCGCTCGCCCTGAAGGGCGCCAACGAGGGCATCGCGGAGGTGATCCGCCGCAACGTCTCGGAGCGCAACCGCGAGAACCTCGACTTCGAGAGCCGCAGCCTCGGTCCGGTGCGCATCTCTCAGGTCGAAGAGGCGCGTGCCGAGATCGTGCACATGCTGCGCGGTATGGAGGCGGCCGGTGAGATCTCGGTGCAGCGCGCCGACGAGGACGAATATGTCTACTGA
- a CDS encoding FliH/SctL family protein: MSTDAFAPVVFPRLRDANADADAERRRSRQRGYADGHAEGFRVAAAEAATAAAVARAEREQADAEAARALASALNALESAAAAVSARADALAQADERRISALAVELAEAIVGEALADRDFAALSALRRALSASEGERPVEVRLSAADEHLLRGHDAIPSGLSIAVDSALTTGDALVVLDDGIVDARIDAALARARRTLDEVSP; this comes from the coding sequence ATGTCTACTGACGCCTTCGCCCCCGTGGTCTTCCCCCGTCTGCGTGACGCCAACGCCGACGCCGACGCCGAGCGGCGTCGGTCTCGGCAGCGCGGCTATGCCGACGGGCACGCCGAGGGATTCCGGGTGGCCGCTGCCGAGGCGGCGACGGCCGCTGCGGTGGCCCGTGCAGAGCGGGAGCAGGCGGATGCCGAGGCTGCTCGCGCCCTGGCATCCGCCCTGAACGCACTCGAATCCGCAGCCGCTGCGGTGTCGGCGCGTGCCGACGCCCTCGCTCAGGCGGACGAGAGAAGGATCTCGGCGCTTGCTGTAGAGCTCGCCGAGGCCATCGTCGGCGAGGCGCTGGCCGATCGTGACTTCGCGGCGTTGAGCGCACTGCGCCGAGCCCTGTCCGCGAGCGAGGGCGAGCGGCCGGTCGAGGTGCGGCTCAGTGCCGCCGACGAGCATCTGCTCCGCGGGCACGACGCGATTCCGTCCGGACTCTCGATCGCTGTCGACAGCGCGCTCACCACCGGCGACGCGCTGGTCGTGCTCGACGACGGCATCGTCGACGCCCGGATCGACGCGGCGCTGGCGCGCGCGCGGCGCACCCTCGACGAGGTGTCGCCGTGA
- a CDS encoding FliI/YscN family ATPase — translation MSAWASVLDAARPERIGTVSRVRGLGVEVRGIDGAVGDLVELGDGVDAEVVATGPDGLSCMPLASTSGLTRGMPVRSKGGRLRVPIGSGLLGRVLDGLGRPIDGKGPLGAPMVDLDHAAPSILGRDRITTQLPLGVRVLDTLIAVGRGQRVGLFAGSGVGKSSLLSMVARGTEADATVIALVGERGREVREFLEDDLGPEGLARSVVVVSTSDQPAMTRIRAAYTATRIAEGFRDQGAHAILMMDSLTRVAMAQREIGLSAGEPPATRGYPPSTFSILAGLLERAGTDRGGSVTGIYTVLVDGDDHNEPIADAVRSILDGHVVLDRALALSGHHPAIDVLASVSRVAGKITSAEQRAATTTLRAVLAARRSANDLIDIGAYQPGANPKVDAAIAHERTISDFLTQQLDEITTPGEAWQRLERLVADLGGV, via the coding sequence GTGAGCGCCTGGGCGTCAGTGCTCGACGCCGCCCGTCCCGAGAGGATCGGCACGGTCTCCCGGGTGCGCGGCCTCGGAGTGGAGGTACGCGGCATCGACGGCGCTGTAGGCGATCTGGTCGAGCTCGGAGACGGTGTGGATGCCGAGGTCGTCGCGACCGGACCGGACGGGCTGAGCTGCATGCCGCTCGCCTCGACATCGGGACTGACCCGCGGCATGCCCGTGCGCAGCAAGGGCGGGCGCCTGCGCGTGCCGATCGGATCGGGCCTGCTGGGCCGGGTGCTCGACGGTCTGGGACGCCCGATCGACGGCAAGGGCCCACTGGGTGCGCCGATGGTCGACCTCGATCATGCCGCGCCGTCGATTCTCGGGCGCGACCGGATCACGACCCAGCTTCCGCTCGGGGTGCGCGTGCTCGACACGCTGATCGCCGTGGGGCGCGGCCAGCGCGTGGGCCTGTTCGCCGGGTCGGGTGTGGGCAAGTCATCCCTGCTGTCGATGGTCGCTCGCGGCACCGAAGCGGATGCCACGGTGATCGCGCTCGTCGGCGAGCGCGGACGCGAGGTGAGAGAGTTCCTCGAAGACGACCTCGGACCTGAGGGACTGGCACGCTCGGTCGTCGTCGTGTCGACGTCCGATCAGCCGGCGATGACGCGCATCCGTGCGGCCTACACGGCGACGCGCATCGCCGAGGGGTTCCGCGACCAGGGCGCGCACGCGATCCTCATGATGGACTCACTGACGCGTGTCGCGATGGCTCAGCGCGAGATCGGTCTGTCTGCCGGCGAGCCGCCGGCGACGCGCGGTTACCCGCCGTCGACCTTCTCGATCCTCGCCGGGCTGCTCGAACGGGCGGGCACAGACCGGGGCGGCTCGGTCACCGGCATCTACACCGTTCTCGTCGACGGCGACGACCACAACGAGCCGATCGCCGACGCCGTGCGCTCGATCCTCGACGGGCACGTCGTGCTCGATCGTGCCCTCGCGCTGTCGGGGCACCACCCCGCGATCGACGTCCTGGCATCGGTCTCACGAGTCGCGGGCAAGATCACCTCGGCCGAGCAGCGCGCCGCGACGACGACGCTGCGGGCCGTGCTCGCGGCACGCCGGTCGGCGAACGACCTGATCGACATCGGCGCCTACCAGCCGGGGGCCAACCCGAAGGTCGACGCGGCGATCGCCCACGAACGCACCATCTCAGACTTCCTGACGCAGCAGCTCGACGAGATCACGACACCGGGCGAGGCCTGGCAGCGACTGGAGCGACTCGTCGCAGATCTCGGAGGTGTCTGA